CCCGGCGCGCCAGGCGGCGAAATTGGACCCGGTCGAGATCATCCGTTATGAGTAATCTTCTCCGTGTGCGCGACCTGTGGAAGTCGTTTCAGGACACGAGCGCGGAGATCCGCGTCTTGAGCGGCCTCGACCTCGACCTGGAGGAGGGCGAGCGGCTGGCGATCGTCGGCGAGTCGGGCGTAGGCAAGAGCACGCTGCTGCATATCCTCGGCACGCTCGATCGGCCGACCCGGGGCCAGGTGCTCTACCGCGAGAAGGAGCTGTTCGCCATGGACGAGGATCAGTTGGCCGCGTTTCGCAACCGCGACGTCGGTTTCGTTTTTCAATTCCACTACCTGCTGCCGGACTTCAACGCCTTGGAAAACGTTATGCTGCCCGCCTTGATTCAAGGTTGGGATTGGGAAAAGGCCGAACCGGCGGCGCAGCGGCTATTGGAAACGGTCGGGCTCAAGGAGCGGGTGAGTCACC
The DNA window shown above is from Candidatus Binatia bacterium and carries:
- a CDS encoding ATP-binding cassette domain-containing protein, with the protein product MSNLLRVRDLWKSFQDTSAEIRVLSGLDLDLEEGERLAIVGESGVGKSTLLHILGTLDRPTRGQVLYREKELFAMDEDQLAAFRNRDVGFVFQFHYLLPDFNALENVMLPALIQGWDWEKAEPAAQRLLETVGLKERVSHRPGKLSGGEQQRVAVARSVILEPKLILADEPTGDLDARTGAEVQDLLFRLNQESRIALIVATHNRGFAERIGRQMELREGRLFPV